The Methanofollis sp. UBA420 genome contains a region encoding:
- a CDS encoding diphthine--ammonia ligase, which yields MAWAALTSGGKDSVLAVQKAIDAGLEVTTLVTVRPANPHSYMFHSANLDAVRVMAEVAGMEYYEIASAGKKEEETLEMEEGLANLDIEGLITGAVASTYQRSRLEAIAGRLGVRLYAPLWHMDYAALLREVAARLDAIIVVCAAEGLTEEFLGMHIDGATVDRLLALEERYRINPAGEGGEYETLTLNAPFFSRPLTYASGERRSEAGRHELILKGFV from the coding sequence ATGGCATGGGCAGCGCTGACATCAGGGGGAAAGGATTCGGTCCTTGCGGTCCAGAAGGCGATCGACGCCGGCCTTGAGGTGACGACCCTGGTGACTGTCAGGCCGGCGAACCCGCACTCGTACATGTTCCACTCGGCAAACCTCGACGCCGTCCGCGTGATGGCCGAGGTGGCGGGCATGGAGTATTACGAGATCGCATCGGCCGGGAAGAAAGAGGAAGAGACTCTTGAAATGGAAGAGGGTCTTGCAAACCTCGATATCGAGGGCCTGATCACCGGCGCGGTCGCCTCGACGTATCAGCGGTCCCGCCTGGAGGCGATCGCGGGGCGCCTTGGTGTCCGTCTCTATGCCCCTCTCTGGCACATGGACTATGCGGCACTCCTCCGCGAGGTGGCGGCACGTCTCGATGCCATCATCGTGGTCTGCGCCGCCGAAGGTCTCACCGAGGAGTTCCTCGGCATGCACATCGACGGAGCGACGGTGGACCGTCTCCTCGCCCTTGAAGAACGGTACCGTATCAATCCTGCGGGGGAGGGAGGTGAATACGAGACCCTCACCCTCAATGCACCGTTCTTCTCCCGCCCGCTCACCTACGCCTCCGGCGAACGGAGGTCGGAGGCAGGGCGGCACGAACTGATCCTCAAGGGATTCGTATGA
- a CDS encoding DUF555 domain-containing protein, whose product MTDYCVTLESAWVIKDVKSLDDAIGIAISEAGKHLNPSAKFVEVEAGSIQCPFCEEDLNCALVVANTALVGLTLEMKVFNAESTEHATRIAKSVIGRALGTVPLKVTDVQES is encoded by the coding sequence ATGACCGATTATTGCGTTACACTTGAATCTGCATGGGTCATCAAGGACGTCAAGTCCCTTGACGACGCCATCGGCATAGCGATCAGCGAGGCAGGAAAGCATCTCAACCCCTCGGCAAAGTTTGTCGAGGTCGAAGCCGGATCGATCCAGTGCCCGTTCTGCGAAGAAGACCTGAACTGCGCGCTTGTCGTGGCCAACACGGCCCTTGTGGGCCTTACCCTTGAAATGAAGGTCTTCAATGCCGAGTCCACCGAACACGCAACACGGATTGCGAAGTCGGTCATCGGCAGGGCACTGGGTACGGTGCCGCTCAAAGTGACGGATGTGCAGGAGTCATGA
- a CDS encoding helix-turn-helix domain-containing protein, which yields MIQADPIDRLLKAALISDDDFTETLNHILKTDLRISVRELSERSGIAQSTLYKILTGKRSPTLPTLRAIANAVRSFSQPSGEAFIGLIAARYVLESIQERTVTIDGQPIRVREYPVHTFEDTLIAAVRAEREGALAVVCAPIASSTIEHLVRIPVTTIIPKDSVQRAIETAARKAWM from the coding sequence ATGATCCAGGCAGACCCCATCGACCGCCTCCTCAAGGCGGCCCTCATATCTGACGACGATTTCACCGAGACCCTCAACCATATCCTGAAGACAGATCTGCGGATCAGCGTGCGCGAACTCTCGGAGAGGAGCGGGATCGCCCAGAGCACCCTGTACAAGATCCTCACCGGCAAGAGGTCGCCGACCCTCCCGACCCTCCGGGCAATTGCAAATGCCGTCAGGTCTTTCTCCCAGCCGTCGGGCGAGGCTTTCATCGGTCTCATCGCAGCCCGCTATGTCCTTGAGTCCATACAGGAGAGGACCGTCACGATCGACGGTCAGCCGATCCGCGTCCGCGAGTACCCGGTCCACACATTCGAGGACACCCTCATCGCCGCGGTGCGTGCCGAGCGCGAGGGCGCGCTCGCCGTCGTCTGCGCCCCTATCGCATCGTCCACTATCGAGCACCTGGTCCGTATCCCGGTGACGACGATCATCCCGAAAGACAGCGTCCAGCGCGCCATCGAAACGGCGGCGCGGAAGGCGTGGATGTGA
- a CDS encoding ABC transporter substrate-binding protein: MAKKMLAAALLFGLAVILLATGCVSEETPKTEAAEVGITYTQGVGPMPMLLSTGEIDGYIAWQPIVEVAPLSGIGKVASYSQDLPPAGMWKDHSCCVIAARDDFTADHRDVVNAISALGILGNQYVNEHQNESAEIVADWLVGKGNFTYGDVSVNSVDVLEQAIPTIKFTSEPSAQWQDGVMLFVDAQSDLGYLTGSLKNATPEEQKALLFNTQPYTDAKAMLDAGKIATPAKLDKPLGIGYLMSDHHASLFVAIKKWEYFDQTYGIALKPKDPTQTRPENLELIINGEKIADVSLVSAAAGPALMQLAATDNIQMAWVGAPPAISAIDKGTPIKILQPVNTEGSGLVVAASAPVNDWPTFAEWAKTRAAEGKPLKIAAPLKGSIQDVMLKFALKDSGLVVKEV; encoded by the coding sequence ATGGCAAAAAAGATGCTTGCCGCAGCCCTCCTCTTCGGGCTTGCGGTTATTCTTCTGGCAACCGGATGCGTCTCCGAGGAGACGCCGAAGACCGAAGCAGCGGAGGTCGGCATTACCTACACCCAGGGCGTCGGCCCGATGCCGATGCTCCTCTCCACAGGCGAGATCGACGGATACATCGCCTGGCAGCCCATCGTGGAAGTCGCCCCGTTAAGCGGCATCGGAAAGGTCGCCTCGTACTCGCAGGACCTCCCCCCCGCGGGGATGTGGAAGGACCACTCCTGCTGCGTGATCGCCGCCCGTGACGACTTCACCGCGGACCACCGCGACGTCGTCAACGCCATCAGCGCCCTCGGCATCCTGGGCAACCAGTACGTGAATGAGCACCAGAACGAGTCCGCCGAGATCGTCGCCGACTGGCTCGTCGGCAAGGGCAACTTCACCTACGGCGACGTCTCGGTGAACTCTGTCGACGTCCTCGAACAGGCGATCCCGACCATCAAGTTCACGAGCGAACCCTCCGCACAGTGGCAGGACGGCGTCATGCTCTTCGTCGACGCCCAGTCCGACCTCGGCTACCTCACCGGCTCGTTGAAGAACGCCACCCCTGAGGAACAGAAGGCCCTGCTCTTCAACACCCAGCCGTACACCGACGCAAAGGCGATGCTCGATGCAGGAAAGATCGCCACCCCGGCGAAGCTCGACAAGCCCCTCGGCATCGGCTACCTGATGTCGGACCACCATGCCTCGCTCTTCGTTGCGATCAAGAAGTGGGAGTACTTCGACCAGACCTACGGCATCGCCCTGAAGCCGAAGGACCCCACCCAGACCAGGCCCGAGAACCTCGAACTGATCATCAATGGTGAGAAGATTGCCGACGTCTCTCTCGTCTCCGCCGCCGCCGGTCCGGCCCTGATGCAGCTTGCCGCGACAGACAACATCCAGATGGCATGGGTCGGCGCTCCGCCGGCGATCAGCGCCATCGACAAAGGAACACCTATTAAGATCCTCCAACCCGTTAATACTGAGGGATCCGGACTTGTCGTCGCTGCATCCGCACCGGTTAACGACTGGCCGACCTTCGCTGAATGGGCGAAGACGAGAGCTGCCGAAGGCAAGCCGCTGAAGATTGCGGCCCCGCTGAAGGGCTCCATCCAGGATGTCATGCTCAAGTTCGCCCTGAAAGACAGCGGACTGGTGGTGAAAGAAGTCTGA
- a CDS encoding nitroreductase family protein: protein MDSSEFLAFLESRQSVREYGDEPVTEEEISSILKAASAAPSAGNMEAWDVIVVRSEDQREALAEAAFGQEHIEKAPVILVICANYVRSMSRYGERGILYALEDATIACTFMMLAAHALRLQSCWTGAFEDDAVREVLNMPAHIRPISLLAVGKGAVPAARTERMPVGEHVHTETW from the coding sequence ATGGACTCCTCTGAATTCCTCGCGTTCCTCGAGTCCCGCCAGTCTGTCAGGGAGTACGGGGACGAACCCGTCACCGAAGAGGAGATATCCTCCATCCTGAAGGCCGCATCGGCGGCGCCGAGTGCCGGGAACATGGAGGCATGGGACGTCATCGTCGTCAGGTCCGAGGACCAGCGCGAAGCCCTTGCCGAAGCGGCATTCGGCCAGGAGCATATCGAAAAAGCGCCGGTCATCCTTGTGATCTGCGCCAACTATGTCAGATCGATGTCCCGCTATGGGGAGCGGGGCATTCTTTATGCTCTTGAGGACGCAACCATTGCCTGTACATTCATGATGCTCGCGGCGCATGCCCTCCGCCTCCAGTCCTGCTGGACCGGGGCGTTTGAAGACGATGCGGTGCGGGAAGTGCTGAACATGCCGGCCCATATCCGCCCCATCTCACTCCTTGCAGTCGGGAAGGGAGCAGTCCCTGCCGCACGGACAGAAAGGATGCCGGTCGGCGAGCACGTGCACACAGAGACCTGGTAA
- a CDS encoding DUF5350 family protein, which translates to MGKTGTTTWAQVKNVSGKIRLVRAQEATFKKPGPNQRFKAAAALRKIVAQAERQQGRGRGGPRRGGRGGARGQPKVADPKIRRRMARAKVSALGVKQKSR; encoded by the coding sequence ATGGGAAAAACAGGAACCACCACCTGGGCACAGGTGAAGAATGTCTCAGGCAAGATCCGCCTGGTCAGAGCACAAGAGGCGACTTTCAAGAAGCCGGGACCGAACCAGCGCTTTAAGGCGGCAGCAGCACTCAGGAAGATCGTCGCTCAGGCAGAACGCCAGCAGGGACGCGGCCGGGGCGGCCCGCGTCGCGGCGGCAGGGGCGGTGCCCGTGGACAGCCGAAAGTTGCCGACCCCAAGATCCGCAGGCGCATGGCGCGTGCAAAGGTCTCGGCACTGGGCGTGAAGCAGAAGTCGAGATAA
- a CDS encoding carbohydrate kinase family protein: protein MISVVGHTAIDHICRVPRFPEKHTSTYTLDHRIFFGGGAANIAAGIATLGERCTLVSAVGSDFPGSAYERRMEELGIERQFFFVPDRPTATAFMFNDLAGDQITYFDWGASAVFAEADAPALEFVHMATADPSFNVRVAEKSEFASFDPGQDILKYSREQFETILDNINILFANRHEAATMAEVLGTNVSDLAKRVEIAVITMDAEGCMLCVRGEKQMVPAIRVEMADPTGAGDAFRAGFLSAYQRGYAPLRCCTIGTTAASFVVEQVGCQTNLPTWERMAGRHAQYFGPIEKEA from the coding sequence ATGATCAGCGTCGTCGGCCATACAGCAATCGACCACATCTGCCGGGTACCCCGTTTTCCCGAGAAACATACCTCCACCTACACCCTTGACCACCGGATCTTCTTTGGCGGCGGGGCGGCAAACATCGCGGCAGGCATCGCCACTCTCGGCGAACGGTGCACCCTGGTGAGCGCGGTCGGATCTGATTTTCCGGGAAGCGCGTACGAGAGGCGGATGGAGGAACTCGGCATTGAACGCCAGTTCTTCTTTGTCCCTGACAGGCCGACGGCGACAGCCTTCATGTTCAACGACCTTGCCGGCGACCAGATCACCTACTTCGACTGGGGGGCTTCGGCGGTCTTTGCCGAGGCCGATGCCCCGGCGCTTGAGTTCGTGCATATGGCGACGGCCGACCCATCTTTCAATGTCAGGGTCGCGGAAAAGAGCGAGTTTGCGTCCTTCGACCCGGGTCAGGACATCCTGAAGTACTCCCGGGAGCAGTTCGAGACGATCCTGGACAATATCAACATCCTCTTTGCGAACAGGCACGAGGCGGCGACGATGGCCGAGGTGCTCGGGACAAACGTCTCCGACCTGGCAAAGAGGGTGGAGATCGCGGTCATCACGATGGACGCCGAGGGGTGCATGCTCTGCGTCCGCGGCGAGAAGCAGATGGTCCCGGCGATCCGGGTGGAGATGGCCGACCCCACAGGGGCCGGCGACGCCTTCAGGGCGGGTTTCCTCTCCGCGTACCAGCGGGGGTACGCACCCCTCCGCTGCTGCACGATCGGGACGACGGCAGCGTCGTTCGTCGTCGAGCAGGTCGGGTGCCAGACCAATCTCCCGACCTGGGAGAGGATGGCAGGGCGGCACGCGCAGTACTTCGGACCCATCGAAAAGGAGGCATAA
- the gatE gene encoding Glu-tRNA(Gln) amidotransferase subunit GatE — translation MDFKALGLKAGIEIHQQLDTAEKLFCHCPTTLQKTEEHTGELFRYLHATVSEMGEIDRAAAEEMMDRRQFHYLTYPTTCLVENDEEPPAPMNREALGIALQVAKTFAMHPVEQVHTMRKLVIDGSNTSGFQRTALVAMGGVLPNGGEVETICLEEEAAQRVEGDTFSLDRLGIPLVEITTSPCMYTPEDVQTTAEYIGMVLRSTGAVKRGLGTIRQDINVSIRDGARVEIKGVQELDLIAEVVRREVQRQVNLLAIRDELRARQASVGEETYDVTALFAGTQSSILKKAKMIRAFVLPGFAGLVGREIQPGRRLGSEISDYVKKCGLGGIFHTDELPAYGVTAEEVARLREHLGVADEDAIILVSGSKEKTACGVKQARHRARLAFEGIPEETRKMLEEGSTAYMRPLPGAARMYPETDVFPVAITDALWEKVRVPELLSDLARRFESDLGLDPAVARQVAYSESLPLFRAAIDAGIRPNLAARTILATLKELGRDGVAVEKVSNDDVLAVLLAVEKETVAKEAIPEILTEIAAGTAAAQVIESHAGGISDEELAAIARKIVAERMEFVTEKGMRALGPLMGLVMDEARGKVDGKKVSEVLRSEISRVI, via the coding sequence ATGGATTTTAAGGCCCTCGGCCTCAAGGCCGGTATCGAGATCCACCAGCAACTCGACACCGCGGAGAAACTCTTCTGCCACTGCCCGACGACCCTCCAGAAGACGGAGGAGCACACAGGCGAACTCTTCCGGTACCTCCACGCGACCGTCTCCGAGATGGGCGAGATCGACCGTGCGGCGGCCGAGGAGATGATGGACAGGCGGCAGTTCCACTACCTCACCTACCCGACCACCTGTCTCGTGGAGAACGATGAGGAACCGCCGGCGCCGATGAACAGGGAGGCCCTCGGCATCGCCCTCCAGGTGGCGAAGACCTTCGCGATGCACCCTGTCGAGCAGGTGCACACGATGCGCAAGCTCGTCATCGACGGCTCGAACACAAGCGGCTTCCAGAGGACGGCCCTCGTCGCCATGGGCGGCGTCCTGCCGAACGGCGGCGAAGTCGAGACGATCTGCCTGGAGGAGGAGGCGGCCCAGCGCGTCGAAGGGGACACCTTCTCCCTCGACCGCCTCGGCATCCCCCTCGTCGAGATCACGACCTCCCCCTGCATGTACACCCCGGAGGACGTGCAGACGACGGCCGAGTACATCGGCATGGTCCTCCGCTCCACCGGCGCGGTGAAGAGGGGCCTTGGCACCATCAGGCAGGACATCAATGTCTCGATCAGGGACGGGGCGCGGGTCGAGATCAAGGGCGTGCAGGAACTCGACCTCATCGCCGAGGTCGTCCGCCGCGAGGTGCAGAGACAGGTGAACCTGCTCGCGATCCGCGACGAACTCCGCGCCCGCCAGGCCTCGGTCGGCGAGGAGACCTATGACGTCACCGCCCTCTTTGCCGGGACACAGTCCTCGATCCTGAAGAAGGCGAAGATGATCAGGGCCTTCGTCCTCCCCGGCTTCGCAGGCCTGGTGGGCCGGGAGATCCAGCCCGGCCGCCGCCTCGGCTCCGAGATCTCCGACTACGTGAAGAAATGCGGCCTCGGCGGCATCTTCCACACCGACGAACTCCCGGCCTACGGCGTGACCGCGGAGGAGGTGGCCCGCCTGCGCGAGCACCTCGGCGTCGCCGACGAGGACGCGATCATCCTGGTCTCCGGCTCGAAGGAGAAGACCGCGTGCGGCGTCAAGCAGGCGCGGCACCGCGCCCGCCTCGCCTTCGAGGGTATCCCCGAGGAGACGAGGAAGATGCTCGAAGAAGGGAGCACGGCGTACATGCGGCCCCTGCCCGGCGCCGCACGGATGTACCCGGAGACCGATGTCTTTCCGGTGGCGATCACCGACGCCCTCTGGGAGAAGGTCAGGGTGCCCGAACTCCTCTCCGACCTGGCACGGCGCTTCGAGAGCGACCTCGGCCTCGACCCGGCCGTCGCCCGGCAGGTCGCCTACTCTGAAAGCCTGCCCCTCTTCAGGGCGGCGATCGACGCCGGCATCAGGCCGAACCTGGCCGCGCGGACGATCCTGGCCACCCTCAAGGAACTGGGACGCGACGGCGTCGCCGTCGAAAAGGTATCAAACGACGACGTGCTTGCCGTCCTACTTGCCGTGGAAAAAGAGACCGTCGCCAAGGAGGCGATCCCGGAGATCCTCACAGAGATCGCAGCCGGGACGGCCGCGGCACAGGTGATCGAGAGCCACGCCGGCGGCATATCAGACGAAGAACTCGCCGCGATCGCCAGGAAGATCGTCGCGGAGAGGATGGAATTCGTCACCGAGAAGGGCATGCGTGCCCTCGGCCCGTTGATGGGACTTGTCATGGACGAGGCCCGCGGCAAAGTCGACGGAAAGAAAGTGAGCGAGGTGCTCAGGTCCGAAATTTCGCGGGTGATCTGA
- the argH gene encoding argininosuccinate lyase, producing MQRDLVRRGRLSDDRPEEVMHFLSSMTADHWIADMDVLVDMAHLLMLRKQGIIDSEAAHALMGALLGFYRDGIPAEAYDERFEDIHAGKEAMLIARVGEEFGGRLHMARSRNDEVATCIRMRLRRELVALMEETCTLRGVLLETAGAHLSTIMPGFTHLQHAQPTTLAHHLLAYEQALSRDFARLADAYGRLNECPLGAAAFASTGFPVDREYTASLLGFDRPMGNSMDAVSARDFALEALSACATMTATTSRLCEEMVIWSTAFVRFVTLADGYSSTSSIMPQKKNPDTAEIMRARTGTVAGALVSALTITKGLPMSYNRDLQELTPHLWRGVEAAEECLVVLAGLIRTATFNTERMAEEAGKGFSTATELADVMVREFGLPFRTAHSIVGRAVKMGALDLATLEAAAQEVAGLSLRERGLTTDRIASALDPAVSVAERGAIGGPAPAETGRACTERKEKLAADMALVSSRREAENTAVTRLIAEAERLAEHE from the coding sequence ATGCAACGCGATCTGGTGCGGCGGGGCCGACTCAGTGACGACCGCCCGGAAGAGGTGATGCACTTCCTCTCCTCCATGACGGCCGATCACTGGATCGCCGATATGGACGTGCTGGTGGACATGGCCCACCTCCTGATGCTCAGGAAACAGGGTATCATCGACAGCGAGGCGGCACATGCGCTGATGGGTGCTCTCCTCGGCTTTTACCGGGACGGCATCCCGGCTGAGGCCTATGACGAACGGTTCGAGGACATCCACGCGGGCAAGGAGGCGATGCTCATCGCCCGCGTCGGCGAGGAGTTCGGCGGCCGCCTGCACATGGCCAGGTCCCGGAACGACGAGGTGGCGACCTGCATCAGGATGCGCCTGCGCCGGGAACTCGTCGCCCTGATGGAGGAGACCTGCACCCTGCGGGGCGTCCTGCTGGAGACGGCGGGAGCGCACCTCTCCACCATCATGCCAGGCTTCACCCACCTCCAGCACGCGCAGCCGACGACCCTTGCCCACCACCTCCTCGCCTACGAGCAGGCGCTCTCCCGCGACTTCGCCCGTCTCGCCGACGCGTATGGCAGGCTGAACGAGTGCCCCCTCGGTGCGGCCGCCTTCGCCTCGACGGGTTTCCCTGTCGACAGGGAGTACACGGCAAGCCTCCTCGGCTTCGACCGCCCCATGGGCAACTCCATGGACGCCGTATCGGCGCGGGACTTCGCCCTCGAGGCCCTCTCGGCCTGTGCGACCATGACCGCAACGACAAGCCGCCTCTGCGAAGAGATGGTCATCTGGAGCACCGCCTTCGTCAGGTTCGTCACCCTCGCCGACGGCTACTCCTCGACGAGTTCGATCATGCCCCAGAAGAAGAACCCGGACACCGCCGAGATCATGCGTGCCAGGACCGGGACCGTAGCTGGGGCGCTCGTCTCGGCCCTCACCATCACGAAAGGCCTGCCGATGAGTTACAACCGCGACCTCCAGGAACTCACCCCCCACCTCTGGCGGGGCGTCGAGGCGGCGGAGGAGTGTCTTGTCGTGCTCGCCGGGCTGATCAGGACCGCCACCTTCAACACCGAGAGGATGGCCGAGGAGGCCGGGAAGGGCTTCTCGACCGCGACCGAACTCGCCGACGTCATGGTGCGGGAGTTTGGCCTCCCCTTCAGGACGGCGCACTCCATCGTTGGCAGGGCCGTGAAGATGGGTGCCCTCGACCTTGCTACCCTCGAAGCGGCGGCACAGGAGGTGGCAGGCCTCTCCCTCAGGGAGCGCGGCCTCACCACAGATCGGATCGCGTCGGCCCTCGACCCGGCGGTCTCCGTCGCCGAGCGCGGGGCCATCGGCGGCCCGGCGCCGGCAGAGACAGGACGGGCCTGCACCGAGAGGAAGGAAAAACTTGCGGCCGACATGGCCCTCGTCTCTTCCCGCAGGGAGGCCGAGAATACGGCAGTCACCCGGCTGATTGCAGAAGCAGAGAGGCTGGCAGAGCATGAGTGA
- the gatD gene encoding Glu-tRNA(Gln) amidotransferase subunit GatD — translation MSETFATGDLVAASCRGHPVEGTYITDRDGMAVLKLKSGYNIGVEMATCSRVKAAGAPAVPAAPVVTQDDTLPELAIISTGGTIASKIDYRTGAVTSQFTADDILRAIPGLSSLARYRSEVLATILSENMTPRIWQNLARAIHAAIKDGAEGVIVTHGTDTMAYSASAVSYMLDTPVPVVFVGSQRSADRPSSDNIINGLCAAAVARSDLGEVAVAMHATTNDDACAVHRATRVRKMHTSRRDAFQSHDMAPIGSVAYPSLAITLSDEAVRRRETEPVLKDSLEEHCGLLYFYPGMAPEMIGAYESYKGLVIAGTGLGHVSTACIGALKDLVDAGTTVVMTSQCLNGRVCDRVYDTGRDLLAAGVIEGEDMLPEAALTKMMWVLGNEKDQEKAGKMMATDLKGEIRRRSDYGF, via the coding sequence ATGAGTGAAACATTCGCGACCGGCGACCTCGTCGCCGCGTCCTGCCGGGGCCACCCGGTGGAAGGGACCTATATCACGGACCGCGACGGCATGGCGGTCCTCAAACTGAAGAGCGGATACAACATCGGCGTGGAGATGGCGACCTGCAGCCGCGTGAAGGCGGCCGGGGCACCGGCAGTACCGGCGGCGCCCGTCGTCACGCAGGACGACACCCTCCCCGAACTTGCGATCATCTCCACGGGCGGGACGATTGCCTCCAAGATCGACTACCGGACGGGAGCGGTGACCAGCCAGTTCACCGCGGACGACATCCTCCGCGCGATCCCCGGCCTCTCCTCCCTGGCCAGGTACCGCTCGGAGGTGCTCGCCACCATCCTCTCCGAGAACATGACCCCCAGGATCTGGCAGAACCTGGCGCGGGCCATCCACGCCGCGATCAAGGACGGCGCCGAGGGCGTCATCGTCACCCACGGCACGGACACGATGGCCTACTCGGCCTCCGCCGTCTCGTACATGCTCGACACCCCGGTGCCCGTCGTCTTCGTCGGTTCCCAGCGCTCGGCCGACCGCCCGAGCAGCGACAACATCATAAACGGCCTCTGCGCCGCGGCTGTCGCGAGGAGCGACCTCGGCGAGGTGGCGGTGGCGATGCACGCCACCACCAACGACGACGCCTGCGCCGTCCACAGGGCGACGCGGGTGCGGAAGATGCACACTTCCCGGCGTGACGCCTTCCAGAGCCACGACATGGCGCCGATCGGGAGCGTGGCCTACCCGTCCCTCGCCATCACCCTCTCCGACGAGGCGGTGCGGCGGCGGGAGACCGAACCCGTGCTGAAGGACAGCCTCGAAGAGCACTGCGGCCTCCTCTACTTCTATCCGGGCATGGCCCCCGAGATGATCGGGGCGTACGAGAGCTACAAGGGCCTCGTCATCGCCGGCACCGGCCTCGGCCACGTCTCCACCGCCTGCATCGGGGCGCTGAAAGACCTCGTCGACGCCGGCACGACCGTCGTCATGACCTCCCAGTGCCTCAACGGCCGGGTCTGCGACCGGGTCTATGACACGGGCCGCGACCTCCTCGCCGCGGGCGTGATCGAGGGAGAGGACATGCTCCCCGAGGCCGCCCTCACCAAGATGATGTGGGTGCTCGGGAACGAAAAAGACCAGGAGAAGGCAGGGAAGATGATGGCAACCGACCTGAAAGGCGAGATCAGGAGGAGGTCAGACTATGGATTTTAA